The sequence below is a genomic window from Chondrinema litorale.
GCACTCAACCACCACAGTGCCTAAACCACTTTTAAACACTTCATTTTCATTGTAATAAGTAATAGTTTCTGCTAAATCTTTTTCATTATAAAAAGCTTTTCCTTTCCCTGCTGGAATCAATCTTTTATTATGGACTGATTGTGCCGCATCAGCTTCATCACGATAAATATGGCTATTTTCGGGAACTACAATTTTTGTATTTTCACCATTGAGTAGTTTCATTGCAAGCTGATTCGCCATGGTTCCAGTAGGCACATAAATCGCTTTTTCTTTACCTGTAACTTTGGCGAAAGCTTCTTCCAATTGTTTGGTTGCTCCCCCTTTACCATAAATATCACTTCCAATTGTTTTAGTCTGATTTATTTCAAGCAATTTTTCTAGGTATTGTTTCGGTGAAAAAATGATCCCGTCTGTCACCATATTTACCAGAGGTTTATCGTCTAGAATCTCTAATATTTGAGGGTTTATTTGTGCATTTTCTCCAACTACTTGTGAGGGAACAAAAAGTGATAATGGAGATAAACTTGAGACTCTTAGGAAGTTTCTGCGATTTATATTTTTATTCGTTTTTTTCATTTTATCTTCTTTATATCTTTTTTAAAGTTAAATTCTACTCAGTGTAGCTTTTACCAAATCCTTTCCTAATTCAACATATCAAAATAGCTAATAGCAGCCAAATAGTTAAAAATTGAATACTAATTGGAAGAAAATGGATAATCGACTTTAAGTAAAAAATTTATTTTTACCTTTCCTATAAATCATTAAAAAAGCTCATTTAAATATGAAATATCTAATTATCATCCTCACGCTGCTAGCAAACTTCAGCTATGCACAAAACATGACAGACATAAGCCTTTTCTGGAAAGAAAACCCAGAACAGGTTACAGAAATCGCATCTGAAGAAGGAAACTTATATAGCAAGCTTGGTCACCACGGCCCTGCTGTAGAAAATGAATTTGTAGCTTACCGATTCTACTTCGATCACAAAGTAGCTATCGATGTTTATAATAAAACCAAGCCTCAACTCGAACTGGCAGAAGCAGCTTGGTACCCAACAGAAGAAAAACAAAAAGAAGGTTGGGGAGCCGACCAATACAAAGCAGGTTCTACGGTAGGTTTAGGAGGAGTTCGTCTATGGGATGGTGAAAAGCCTGTTTACTTAGATCCAGTAACTAAAAGAACTGCCCGCGTTCGTAAAGAAGCCAACATCTCTTACATGGAAATGCTATCTGAAAATGTGCCTTACAAAGGAGACTCTATCGATGTTTTGGTAAGGGTAACTGTATTTTCTGGAAGCAGAGAAGGCAAAGTGGAAGCTTTCGCCTTTTGCGACAAACCTGTTCAGTTTTTAACCGGGGTAAATTATCATGATGGTACTAAAACCAAAGAAGGTAAAGACTATGTAGCTACTTGGGGACTTCACCCAGAAGATGTTGCGGCTTTCCAATTAAATATTGGTGCAGCAGTAAAATACAATCCTGATGATTTTGCCAAAACAGAAAAAGCTGACAAAGAACTAAGACTGATTTCTAAACCAACTCATTATCTTTCCACTTACATCACATCAGCTTGTGAAAAAGAAGAAAATTTTAAAGGTATGGAAGATTTCATTAGCTATTTAGAAGGTTTAGAAAAAGTGAATTAATAGATTGTATTTTGGTGTTTTCTACTAAAATTTATCATAAAAAAGCCCTTTTCGCTTTAGATTATTTCTTATAATTAACCAAAAATAGGAAACAGAACAGCGCATTATGGGTGTAGAGAATTTAAAGCAAATTGGTAAGCTCTGGGAAACCAAAGAACTTCCCGAGAATGTTGTAGAAAACACCAAAATAAAAGAAATAACTCAATCTATTTTTTCTTTACTCAGCAACAAAAATCCGAAATCGATTCTTATTACGGGTGAAAATGGTGTTGGTAAAAGCACCATTATTAATCTTGTTG
It includes:
- a CDS encoding DUF4861 family protein, translating into MKYLIIILTLLANFSYAQNMTDISLFWKENPEQVTEIASEEGNLYSKLGHHGPAVENEFVAYRFYFDHKVAIDVYNKTKPQLELAEAAWYPTEEKQKEGWGADQYKAGSTVGLGGVRLWDGEKPVYLDPVTKRTARVRKEANISYMEMLSENVPYKGDSIDVLVRVTVFSGSREGKVEAFAFCDKPVQFLTGVNYHDGTKTKEGKDYVATWGLHPEDVAAFQLNIGAAVKYNPDDFAKTEKADKELRLISKPTHYLSTYITSACEKEENFKGMEDFISYLEGLEKVN
- a CDS encoding ATP-binding protein — protein: MGVENLKQIGKLWETKELPENVVENTKIKEITQSIFSLLSNKNPKSILITGENGVGKSTIINLVAKEFKKKNKLVFIGSAANVILLAKCYKSYSNIY